The following are encoded in a window of Streptococcus pasteurianus genomic DNA:
- a CDS encoding mannonate dehydratase, with protein MKMSFRWYGKNDPVSLEEIKAIPGMQGIVTAVYDVPVGQAWPLENILELKKTVEDAGLEITVIESIPVHEDIKQGKPNRDKLIENYKTSIENVGKAGIPVVCYNFMPVFDWTRSDLNHPLPDGSTSLAFLKSDLEDVDPIADDLNLPGWDSSYSKEEMKAIIENYRHNISEEDLWMNLEYFIKAIMPTAEAAGVKMAIHPDDPPYRIFGLPRIITGQDAVERFLDIYDSENNGITMCVGSYASNPKNDVIAMTEYALKRNRINFMHTRNVTAGDWGFQETAHLSQAGDIDMNAIVKLLVAYDWKGALRPDHGRRIWGDQTKTPGYGLYDRALGATYFNGLYEANMRAAGKTPDFGIVKKTVEDM; from the coding sequence ATGAAAATGTCGTTTCGCTGGTATGGGAAAAATGATCCCGTATCACTTGAAGAAATAAAAGCTATTCCAGGAATGCAAGGGATAGTGACAGCTGTTTACGATGTTCCGGTTGGACAAGCTTGGCCATTAGAAAATATTTTAGAGTTGAAAAAAACAGTTGAAGATGCTGGTCTTGAAATTACTGTTATCGAATCAATTCCGGTTCATGAAGATATCAAACAAGGTAAACCTAATCGAGATAAATTGATTGAAAATTATAAGACATCTATTGAAAACGTTGGAAAAGCAGGGATTCCAGTTGTTTGTTATAATTTTATGCCAGTCTTTGACTGGACGCGTTCAGATCTTAATCACCCACTACCAGACGGTTCAACGTCATTAGCCTTTTTGAAATCGGATTTAGAAGATGTTGATCCTATAGCAGATGATTTAAATCTACCGGGCTGGGATTCATCTTATTCAAAAGAAGAGATGAAAGCTATTATTGAAAATTATCGTCATAATATTTCAGAAGAAGATTTATGGATGAATCTAGAATACTTCATCAAAGCAATTATGCCAACTGCTGAGGCTGCTGGAGTAAAAATGGCAATTCACCCTGATGATCCTCCGTATAGGATTTTTGGTCTCCCTCGAATTATCACTGGACAAGATGCTGTTGAACGGTTTTTGGATATTTATGATTCAGAAAACAACGGTATTACCATGTGTGTAGGTTCTTATGCTTCAAATCCCAAAAATGATGTTATCGCCATGACTGAATATGCCCTAAAGCGTAATCGCATTAACTTTATGCACACACGCAATGTAACTGCTGGAGACTGGGGCTTCCAAGAGACAGCTCATTTATCACAAGCAGGTGATATTGATATGAATGCCATTGTGAAGTTATTAGTTGCATATGATTGGAAGGGAGCACTTCGTCCTGATCATGGTCGACGTATTTGGGGAGATCAGACGAAAACTCCTGGGTATGGCTTGTATGATCGTGCATTAGGTGCTACCTACTTCAATGGCTTGTATGAAGCTAACATGCGTGCAGCAGGAAAAACACCTGATTTTGGAATTGTTAAAAAAACAGTTGAAGATATGTAA
- the uxaC gene encoding glucuronate isomerase, protein MGFNDKNFMLTNEAACKLYEQIKDQPIFDYHCHLDPKEIFEDKVYDNIVDLWLGGDHYKWRLMRAQGISEEEITGSASRLDKFKAFARSLSRAYGNPVYHWSAMELRNVFGVEEVLTEENAESIYNRVNQYLIDKKISPRKLIRDSKVTFIGTTDHPLDTLEWHKKLAADKTFETEVAPTFRPDEAFIEHKNFSSFTQRLSQVTEISIETFKDLISALEQRIAYFAENGCKASDISFTEIVYEETTPKMLDHLLKKVQVGYRPNQLEINQWQTAVFAELCRLYKQYGFVTQVHFGALRNNHTGIYEKLGADVGVDSLGDQVSLAVNMNHLLDNLAQKNQLPKMIWYNLNPSYNITVANTIANFQSNEENVKSYLQFGAGWWFADTKSGMLSQMTALSEQGVLANFVGMLTDSRSFLSYQRHDYFRRILASFLGQWIIDGEVPEDYEAIGQLAKDIAYNNAVEYFN, encoded by the coding sequence ATGGGATTCAATGATAAAAATTTTATGTTAACTAATGAAGCAGCTTGTAAATTGTATGAGCAGATTAAAGATCAACCTATTTTTGATTATCACTGTCACCTTGATCCAAAAGAAATCTTTGAAGATAAGGTTTATGATAATATTGTTGATTTATGGCTTGGTGGGGATCACTATAAATGGCGTCTTATGCGAGCTCAAGGCATCTCCGAGGAAGAAATCACGGGGTCAGCTAGTCGACTAGATAAATTTAAAGCTTTTGCACGCAGCCTATCTAGAGCGTACGGTAACCCTGTTTATCACTGGTCAGCTATGGAATTGAGAAATGTCTTTGGCGTAGAGGAAGTCTTAACGGAAGAAAATGCTGAATCTATCTATAATCGTGTCAATCAATATCTTATAGATAAAAAAATCAGTCCTCGTAAATTGATTAGAGATAGTAAAGTTACTTTTATCGGAACAACGGATCATCCGTTAGACACATTAGAATGGCATAAAAAGTTAGCTGCGGACAAAACTTTTGAAACAGAAGTTGCTCCAACTTTTCGTCCAGACGAAGCCTTCATCGAACATAAAAACTTTAGTAGTTTTACACAACGGTTAAGTCAGGTAACAGAAATTTCAATAGAGACATTTAAAGATCTTATCTCTGCCTTAGAACAACGAATTGCTTATTTTGCTGAAAATGGTTGCAAAGCCAGTGATATTAGTTTTACTGAGATTGTCTACGAAGAAACAACTCCTAAAATGTTAGATCATCTTTTGAAAAAAGTACAAGTAGGATATCGGCCAAATCAGTTAGAAATTAACCAATGGCAAACAGCTGTTTTTGCAGAGTTGTGCCGTTTATATAAGCAATATGGTTTTGTAACTCAGGTGCATTTTGGAGCACTTCGCAATAATCACACAGGTATTTATGAAAAATTAGGAGCGGATGTAGGAGTAGATTCCCTTGGTGATCAAGTTTCACTTGCAGTCAACATGAATCATCTTCTAGATAACCTTGCTCAAAAAAATCAGTTACCTAAAATGATTTGGTATAATTTGAATCCAAGTTATAACATCACTGTAGCCAATACTATAGCTAATTTCCAAAGTAATGAGGAGAACGTCAAATCTTATCTTCAGTTTGGAGCAGGTTGGTGGTTTGCAGACACCAAGTCAGGTATGCTGAGTCAAATGACTGCTTTATCTGAACAAGGTGTATTAGCTAATTTCGTTGGTATGTTGACAGACTCTCGTAGTTTCCTATCGTATCAACGACACGATTACTTCCGACGTATCTTAGCTTCCTTCTTGGGGCAATGGATAATAGATGGAGAAGTTCCTGAAGACTATGAAGCAATTGGTCAACTAGCAAAAGATATTGCTTACAACAATGCAGTAGAATATTTTAACTAA